From the genome of Deltaproteobacteria bacterium, one region includes:
- a CDS encoding phospho-N-acetylmuramoyl-pentapeptide-transferase — protein MLYHLLFPLHADYSFFNVFRYITFRTIYAAITALLLCFVIGPWLIRELGSHQIGQTIRRDGPESHLAKEGTPTMGGLLIVLATVIPTLLWANLGNPYIWIAVFVTVGFGTIGFVDDYRKVVKKDSKGLSPRAKFLCQILLAAIAASLIYLDIGFQDKVSIPFFKKLNPSLGYLYIPFVIFVIVGASNAVNLTDGLDGLAIGPSIISAGTYMLFAYLAGHIKIANYLQIQYVPGAGELTIFCGAMAGAGIGFLWYNTYPAQVFMGDTGSLSLGAALGAVAVMVKQEIVLALVGGVFVMEAVSVILQVYFFKTTRKRIFRMAPVHHHFELKGWAEPKIIVRFWIISIILALLAISTLKIR, from the coding sequence ATGCTGTACCACCTGCTTTTTCCGCTTCACGCGGATTATTCGTTTTTCAACGTCTTCCGCTACATCACTTTCCGCACGATCTACGCGGCGATCACGGCGCTTCTTCTCTGCTTCGTGATCGGGCCCTGGCTGATACGGGAACTGGGGTCCCACCAGATCGGCCAGACGATCCGGCGGGACGGTCCGGAGAGCCATCTCGCCAAGGAAGGGACGCCTACGATGGGCGGTCTGCTCATCGTGCTGGCCACCGTCATCCCGACGCTTTTATGGGCGAACCTCGGGAACCCCTACATCTGGATCGCCGTATTCGTGACCGTGGGATTCGGGACGATCGGTTTCGTGGACGACTACCGGAAAGTCGTCAAGAAGGATTCGAAGGGGCTTTCCCCCCGTGCGAAGTTCCTGTGCCAGATTCTTCTTGCGGCGATCGCGGCATCGCTCATCTACCTGGACATCGGATTCCAGGACAAGGTGAGCATACCTTTTTTCAAGAAGCTCAATCCGAGCCTCGGGTACTTATACATTCCGTTCGTCATCTTCGTGATCGTGGGGGCTTCCAACGCGGTGAACCTGACGGACGGCCTCGACGGGCTCGCCATCGGGCCGTCGATCATCTCCGCGGGGACCTACATGCTCTTCGCGTATCTTGCGGGCCACATAAAGATCGCCAACTACCTCCAGATACAGTACGTGCCGGGCGCGGGAGAACTGACGATCTTCTGCGGCGCGATGGCGGGTGCCGGCATCGGATTCCTCTGGTACAACACTTACCCGGCGCAGGTGTTCATGGGGGACACCGGTTCCCTGTCGCTGGGAGCTGCGCTGGGCGCGGTGGCCGTCATGGTGAAACAGGAGATCGTGCTGGCGCTGGTCGGCGGGGTTTTCGTCATGGAGGCCGTATCGGTGATCCTGCAGGTGTACTTCTTCAAGACCACGCGGAAGCGGATCTTCCGAATGGCCCCCGTCCATCATCACTTCGAGCTGAAAGGTTGGG
- the murF gene encoding UDP-N-acetylmuramoyl-tripeptide--D-alanyl-D-alanine ligase → MTLEEVVGAVHPLRAGGSFPARTPIGAVSADSREITPGGLFVALHGERVDGATFVGEVFGKGALAAIVSEEGAAKVPAEILAGKPVFVVRNAVEALGDLAHAHRRRLRRIPIVGITGSSGKTSTKEMLSGLLAPGRNVLRNPGNRNNLIGMPLALLELSEKHDAAVMEMGTNQPGEITRLAAIAAPDIGVITNIAPAHLQGLGTLEGVAREKGDLYRALAETGTAVVNATDLRVVREAGRCKARKIYFGVALNEFSGRIISMDDRGMRIAVRTPSGEFTSALPVTGEHHLMNALAATAAAYVLGARPEELSGGFSAFSPVRGRFHSVALRGGGLLLDDTYNANPASTEAALRSLRLLHGNRRCVAVLGDMLELGEASPASHFRIGHLASASSVDLLFTFGEAAAHIARGAVEGGMDPGKVSHTGDRDRLKDMVLGAIREGDVVLVKGSRGMRLETIANEIEREWT, encoded by the coding sequence ATGACGCTCGAAGAAGTTGTAGGGGCGGTACATCCTCTCCGGGCGGGCGGTTCATTCCCTGCGCGCACGCCTATAGGGGCGGTTTCGGCCGACAGCCGGGAGATCACGCCGGGAGGCCTCTTCGTCGCCCTGCATGGGGAACGGGTGGACGGCGCGACCTTCGTCGGGGAGGTCTTCGGAAAAGGAGCGCTGGCGGCCATAGTGTCGGAGGAAGGGGCCGCGAAGGTTCCGGCGGAGATCCTCGCAGGTAAACCGGTTTTCGTCGTCCGCAACGCCGTAGAAGCGCTGGGCGACCTGGCCCACGCGCACCGCCGGCGGCTGCGCAGGATCCCCATCGTGGGAATTACCGGGAGTTCGGGGAAGACTTCGACAAAAGAGATGCTCTCGGGACTCCTCGCGCCGGGCAGAAACGTGCTGCGGAACCCGGGGAATCGGAACAACCTGATCGGCATGCCGCTTGCGCTGCTCGAGCTGTCCGAGAAGCACGACGCGGCCGTGATGGAAATGGGAACGAACCAGCCCGGAGAGATCACACGTCTCGCTGCGATCGCAGCACCCGACATAGGCGTCATAACGAACATCGCCCCGGCGCACCTGCAGGGGCTTGGGACCCTCGAAGGCGTTGCGCGCGAGAAGGGGGACCTTTACCGCGCCCTTGCCGAAACCGGCACCGCGGTTGTGAACGCGACCGATCTGCGGGTCGTCAGGGAAGCGGGCCGCTGCAAGGCCCGGAAGATCTATTTCGGCGTGGCGCTCAACGAGTTCTCGGGCCGCATCATTTCCATGGACGACCGCGGAATGCGGATCGCCGTTCGGACCCCGTCGGGGGAATTCACCTCCGCGCTTCCGGTGACCGGGGAGCATCACCTTATGAACGCGCTTGCGGCAACGGCGGCGGCCTACGTCCTCGGAGCGCGCCCCGAGGAACTATCAGGCGGATTCTCCGCCTTCTCCCCCGTGCGGGGACGGTTCCATTCGGTCGCTCTGCGGGGCGGCGGCCTTCTGCTGGACGACACGTACAACGCCAACCCTGCATCGACGGAGGCGGCGTTGCGGAGCCTGCGATTGCTTCACGGAAACCGCCGCTGCGTGGCCGTATTGGGAGATATGCTGGAGCTGGGTGAGGCTTCGCCCGCATCCCACTTCCGGATAGGACACCTCGCCTCGGCCTCTTCCGTAGACCTTCTTTTCACGTTCGGGGAAGCGGCGGCGCATATCGCGCGGGGGGCGGTCGAGGGAGGGATGGATCCCGGGAAGGTGTCGCATACCGGCGACCGGGATCGATTGAAAGACATGGTCCTCGGAGCTATCCGGGAAGGGGACGTCGTCCTGGTCAAGGGGTCGCGCGGGATGCGGCTAGAGACGATCGCCAACGAGATCGAAAGGGAATGGACATAA
- a CDS encoding UDP-N-acetylmuramoyl-L-alanyl-D-glutamate--2,6-diaminopimelate ligase, with protein MMKLSEILTNAAPMETPHGSIEIGGIAVDSRKVRKGDLFVALSGERTDGHEFLPQAARAGAAAALVEREIPSLPLPAVRVPSTAEALPAVAARFHGDPTAKLKVIGVTGTNGKTTVTYLLESIFAAAGITPAVIGTINYRVGGETLRTGLTTPFPHELQEVMSEALSRGATHAVMEVSSHSAAQGRIAGVRFDTGVFTNLSRDHLDYHGTMENYFDAKAKFFRMYLPAGGKHPGIAINMDDPYGIRLAREFPEAVTYGFRRDCRVSPSRVETDWTGTSMSLLTPWGALDLRTRLVGAYNASNVMAAVCAAGILGIPDDAIRAGVEGLSSIPGRMEEIPNRRGLHVFVDYAHTPEGLDRVLSTLEGLGEGRLITVFGCGGNRDRGKRPEMGRITALRSHVVVVTSDNPRNEDPASIIFDILPGLRSEGFLEAEGDVPWKDGYFMVISDRKAAIARALSLARPGDTVAIAGKGHENVQIIGDRSLPFDDREIVRGVLSADV; from the coding sequence GTGATGAAACTGTCGGAAATCCTCACAAACGCGGCGCCGATGGAGACGCCGCACGGTTCCATCGAAATCGGCGGCATCGCCGTCGATTCCCGGAAGGTGCGGAAGGGCGACCTGTTCGTCGCCCTTTCCGGAGAACGGACGGACGGCCACGAGTTCCTGCCGCAGGCAGCGCGCGCGGGAGCGGCGGCGGCGCTGGTGGAGCGGGAGATACCCTCCCTCCCGCTCCCCGCCGTCCGGGTTCCCTCCACCGCCGAGGCGCTTCCGGCGGTCGCCGCGCGCTTCCATGGCGATCCGACGGCGAAGCTGAAGGTGATCGGCGTGACGGGGACGAACGGAAAGACAACGGTCACCTACCTGCTCGAGTCGATCTTCGCGGCGGCGGGAATCACGCCGGCGGTGATCGGCACCATAAATTACCGGGTGGGGGGAGAGACGTTGCGGACGGGGCTCACGACGCCCTTTCCCCACGAACTGCAGGAGGTGATGTCGGAAGCGCTCTCCCGCGGCGCCACCCACGCCGTCATGGAAGTGTCTTCGCACAGCGCCGCGCAGGGGAGGATCGCGGGCGTGCGTTTCGATACGGGGGTCTTCACCAACCTGTCCCGCGACCACCTGGACTATCACGGCACAATGGAGAACTATTTCGACGCCAAGGCGAAATTCTTCCGTATGTATCTCCCCGCAGGAGGAAAGCATCCCGGGATCGCCATCAACATGGACGATCCGTACGGGATACGGCTCGCGCGGGAATTTCCCGAAGCCGTCACCTACGGCTTCCGGCGGGATTGCCGGGTGTCGCCGTCGCGAGTGGAAACCGATTGGACGGGGACGAGCATGTCGCTTCTAACGCCGTGGGGGGCGCTGGACCTCCGCACCCGCCTGGTGGGGGCATACAACGCGTCCAACGTCATGGCGGCGGTCTGCGCAGCCGGCATCCTGGGGATTCCCGATGACGCGATTCGTGCCGGGGTGGAAGGCCTTTCATCCATTCCGGGTAGAATGGAAGAGATCCCGAATCGGCGTGGGCTGCATGTTTTCGTCGACTATGCCCACACGCCGGAAGGGCTGGACCGCGTCCTCTCCACGCTGGAGGGCCTCGGCGAAGGAAGGCTGATTACTGTCTTCGGTTGCGGAGGGAACCGGGACCGGGGGAAACGGCCGGAGATGGGGAGGATTACGGCGCTCCGCTCGCACGTGGTCGTGGTGACTTCCGACAATCCCCGCAACGAGGACCCGGCCTCCATTATCTTCGATATCCTGCCGGGGCTGCGGTCGGAAGGGTTCCTCGAAGCCGAGGGTGATGTGCCGTGGAAAGACGGCTATTTCATGGTTATCTCAGACAGAAAAGCGGCGATTGCGCGGGCGCTGTCCCTTGCCCGTCCGGGCGACACGGTGGCGATCGCGGGGAAAGGACATGAGAATGTTCAGATCATCGGGGACCGGAGCCTGCCGTTCGACGACCGGGAAATCGTCCGGGGAGTGCTTTCCGCCGACGTGTAG
- a CDS encoding penicillin-binding protein, producing the protein MNPRARIIIGGLAAIFALVVLRAFHIQVLGIREIRERAARQVTATITLMPQRGAILDRTGNELAVSISTKSIFVQPAKLKSPDAAAEILARRLSRPASELRKQFAKEKGFLWMKRQMPSSAAEEAVREVRVALGEGKGHGWADGGIGLVEEPKRFYPNRELASSLLGFTNLDSVGIEGVERSLDNDLRGQPGYILCERDARGRVFVSSSTPIEVNSKGSSVLLTVDRNVQHVAESELKEAVAKYSAKGGVALVMRPKTGEILAMATLPTYNPNAPTTAIPEARKNHALTDAYEPGSTFKVFTMASALELGAVKTSEKIFCENGSYRYAGRVLHDAHPHGWLTVPDVLKYSSNIGASKIAERMDSERFYDMIRSFGFGTKTGIELIGEISGIMGPRNSFTGIRRATVSFGQGISVTPIQMATALSAVVNGGKVMKPYIVREIRDPEGKIVYRGEPKELRRVLSPATSQTMREMMGLVVQEDGTGTQARIKGFLVGGKTGTAQKVEVGTGKYSPNKRVSSFIGFLPLQDPELMILVMVDEPKGQVYGGVVAAPAFNQIAVKTAYYLGISPTEPIAHAAPAGENRAARKVPIVKVSTAPARSAMVMPDLRGLSMGRVVDVMGRYSVKLNLSGTGVARAQTPAPGETLAPGTEVNVAFGGK; encoded by the coding sequence ATGAACCCCCGTGCCCGGATCATCATCGGCGGGCTGGCGGCAATCTTCGCGCTCGTCGTCCTCCGGGCTTTCCACATCCAGGTCCTTGGAATACGCGAGATACGGGAAAGGGCGGCCAGGCAGGTAACCGCCACCATCACCCTCATGCCGCAGCGCGGCGCGATCCTCGACAGAACCGGCAACGAGCTGGCGGTCAGCATCTCCACGAAGTCGATCTTCGTCCAGCCGGCCAAGCTGAAATCCCCGGACGCAGCGGCCGAGATTCTGGCCCGCCGCCTCTCCCGCCCTGCGTCGGAGCTGCGCAAGCAGTTCGCCAAAGAGAAAGGCTTCCTGTGGATGAAGCGCCAGATGCCCTCCTCTGCGGCGGAGGAGGCCGTGCGGGAAGTCCGGGTGGCGCTCGGGGAGGGGAAGGGGCACGGGTGGGCGGATGGCGGGATAGGGCTGGTCGAGGAGCCGAAGCGCTTCTACCCCAACCGTGAGCTTGCATCGTCGCTGCTGGGATTCACCAACCTGGACAGCGTGGGGATCGAAGGGGTCGAGCGTTCCCTGGACAACGATCTGCGCGGGCAGCCCGGATATATCCTGTGCGAGCGGGACGCGCGCGGCCGGGTTTTCGTTTCGTCGTCGACGCCGATCGAGGTGAATTCGAAGGGAAGCTCGGTGTTGCTCACCGTCGACCGTAACGTGCAGCACGTCGCCGAAAGCGAGTTGAAGGAGGCGGTGGCGAAATACAGCGCGAAGGGCGGCGTCGCGCTGGTGATGCGGCCGAAGACGGGGGAGATCCTGGCGATGGCCACCCTTCCCACGTACAACCCGAACGCGCCGACGACGGCGATTCCGGAGGCGCGGAAGAATCACGCACTCACCGACGCCTACGAGCCCGGCTCCACCTTCAAGGTGTTCACGATGGCCTCCGCACTGGAACTGGGGGCCGTGAAGACTTCGGAGAAGATCTTCTGCGAGAACGGCTCATACCGGTACGCAGGCCGCGTCCTGCACGACGCGCACCCGCACGGATGGCTCACCGTCCCCGACGTGCTCAAGTATTCGAGCAACATAGGCGCCTCGAAGATCGCCGAAAGGATGGATTCGGAGCGTTTCTACGACATGATCCGCTCCTTCGGGTTCGGGACGAAGACCGGGATCGAGCTTATAGGAGAGATCAGCGGGATCATGGGACCTCGGAACAGCTTCACGGGGATCCGGCGTGCAACTGTTTCCTTCGGGCAGGGGATCTCCGTCACGCCGATCCAGATGGCCACGGCGCTCTCCGCAGTGGTCAACGGCGGGAAGGTGATGAAGCCGTATATCGTGAGGGAGATCAGGGATCCCGAGGGCAAGATCGTATACCGCGGGGAGCCGAAGGAGCTCCGGCGAGTCCTTTCCCCGGCCACATCGCAGACGATGCGCGAGATGATGGGGCTTGTGGTCCAGGAGGACGGCACAGGGACGCAGGCCCGCATCAAGGGATTCCTCGTAGGCGGCAAGACGGGCACCGCCCAGAAGGTCGAGGTGGGGACGGGGAAATATTCCCCGAACAAGAGGGTCTCTTCGTTCATCGGCTTCCTTCCGCTCCAGGATCCCGAGCTGATGATACTCGTCATGGTCGACGAACCGAAAGGGCAGGTATACGGCGGAGTGGTGGCCGCGCCCGCCTTCAACCAGATTGCGGTGAAGACCGCTTATTACCTCGGAATTTCCCCGACGGAGCCCATCGCGCATGCGGCTCCCGCCGGAGAAAACAGGGCCGCCCGGAAGGTCCCGATCGTCAAGGTATCCACGGCGCCCGCCCGGAGCGCCATGGTGATGCCGGACCTGAGGGGTTTGAGCATGGGCAGGGTCGTCGATGTGATGGGACGGTACTCCGTCAAACTGAACCTGTCTGGAACAGGAGTGGCGCGGGCGCAGACCCCCGCGCCGGGGGAAACTCTCGCACCGGGGACGGAAGTCAACGTGGCGTTCGGCGGGAAGTAG
- a CDS encoding cell division protein FtsL — MQRIMVGNGVCMITEIRKEAPVFPTMPRRRRLAALFAILLAVALFNVWISGKYYRMGYAVSTSLEEQRNLRKERDLLRTEILMLRSPARIEAIAKNQLGMVAPKTERILRVK, encoded by the coding sequence ATGCAGAGGATCATGGTCGGAAACGGCGTTTGCATGATAACCGAGATCCGCAAGGAGGCGCCCGTCTTCCCGACGATGCCGAGGCGCAGGCGGCTGGCGGCGTTGTTCGCCATACTCCTCGCGGTCGCGCTTTTCAATGTCTGGATCTCCGGCAAGTACTACCGGATGGGCTACGCGGTTTCCACCTCACTGGAAGAGCAGCGGAACCTGAGGAAAGAAAGGGATCTTCTCAGGACCGAGATACTTATGCTCCGCAGCCCCGCGCGGATCGAGGCCATCGCGAAGAACCAGCTTGGCATGGTCGCTCCGAAGACGGAGAGGATACTCCGCGTGAAATGA
- the rsmH gene encoding 16S rRNA (cytosine(1402)-N(4))-methyltransferase RsmH, which produces MPAGHTPVLLQETLRLLSPAPGEVFLDGTTGAGGHAEEISRRIGPDGILVCADMDPAMLDVAAERLRAYPQARFIRSDFSDLDRLAEAAEGRPFDGMLLDLGISSLQLDDPSRGFSFRDDGPLDMRKDPESGGPDAREILRRTHEKELADIIYRFGEERFSRRIARAIVERRERDPLERTMELAELVKRAIPRKAWPREIHPATRTFQALRIAVNRELESLSAFLGGFAGRLAKGGRAAVISFHSLEDRLVKTAFREMSAGEEAVLAVLTRKPVVPGAEEIAINPRARSAKLRAARRR; this is translated from the coding sequence TTGCCCGCGGGACACACCCCTGTTCTTTTACAAGAGACGTTGAGACTGCTTTCACCCGCACCGGGTGAGGTTTTCCTGGACGGGACGACGGGCGCGGGAGGACACGCGGAAGAGATCTCCCGCAGGATCGGACCGGACGGCATCCTCGTCTGCGCCGACATGGACCCCGCGATGCTGGATGTCGCCGCCGAGCGCCTCCGGGCATATCCGCAGGCGCGGTTCATAAGATCGGATTTTTCAGATCTTGACCGGCTCGCTGAGGCGGCGGAAGGGAGGCCATTCGACGGGATGCTCCTGGACCTCGGGATCTCCTCCCTCCAGCTCGACGATCCTTCCCGCGGATTCTCCTTCCGGGATGACGGTCCGCTGGACATGCGGAAGGACCCGGAATCCGGCGGCCCCGACGCGCGGGAGATCCTTAGGCGGACCCACGAAAAGGAGCTGGCTGACATCATATACCGGTTCGGGGAGGAGAGGTTTTCCAGGAGGATCGCCCGGGCGATCGTCGAGCGCAGGGAGCGGGACCCATTGGAGAGGACCATGGAACTGGCCGAGCTCGTGAAGCGCGCGATCCCGCGGAAGGCGTGGCCCAGGGAGATCCACCCCGCCACCCGCACTTTTCAGGCGCTGCGGATCGCGGTGAACCGGGAGCTGGAGTCCCTTTCGGCCTTCCTCGGCGGGTTCGCCGGGCGGCTTGCGAAAGGCGGAAGGGCGGCGGTGATCAGTTTCCACTCCCTGGAGGACCGCCTGGTGAAGACGGCCTTCCGGGAGATGTCGGCGGGGGAGGAAGCGGTGCTTGCCGTGTTGACCCGCAAACCGGTCGTCCCGGGTGCGGAGGAGATTGCGATTAACCCTCGGGCCAGGAGCGCGAAGCTTCGCGCCGCCCGCCGCAGGTAG
- the mraZ gene encoding division/cell wall cluster transcriptional repressor MraZ, with protein MIFRGRFEYTIDPKGRVNIPAPFREQLQNSGQESFVITNNDKCIYVYPVDDWARIEEVLSTVSSLDRKRNTFLRFFIGGAVEVVPDKQGRILIPPSLRAYAGLEKEIVITGMPNRFEIWSRERWTETISRFEKEGMDDPELEQELKTLRI; from the coding sequence ATGATCTTCCGCGGAAGGTTTGAATATACCATCGATCCGAAAGGCAGGGTTAACATACCGGCCCCCTTCCGCGAACAGCTCCAGAATTCCGGCCAGGAATCGTTCGTCATTACAAATAACGATAAATGCATCTACGTTTACCCCGTCGACGACTGGGCACGGATCGAGGAGGTTCTGTCAACCGTGTCCAGCCTCGACCGGAAACGGAACACATTCCTGCGTTTTTTCATCGGCGGCGCCGTCGAGGTCGTACCCGACAAGCAGGGGCGGATCCTTATCCCGCCGTCGCTGCGCGCATACGCAGGGCTCGAAAAGGAAATCGTCATCACCGGGATGCCCAACCGGTTCGAGATCTGGTCGCGCGAGCGGTGGACGGAAACGATCAGCCGGTTCGAGAAGGAGGGCATGGACGATCCCGAGCTCGAGCAGGAGCTCAAGACGCTCAGGATCTGA